One Marinitoga litoralis DNA segment encodes these proteins:
- a CDS encoding metallophosphoesterase yields MWLLISDTHDNIHKMKEVEKIIERENITAVFHCGDFVAPFVLPYIIKDGIDFYGVFGNNDGEKLLLSERSNRRILPGPREINIEGKKILMMHEPYALRAAEKSGLYDFVFFGHTHEIVSRKENGTVVVNPGEGSGWLSGRATIALIDPVDKEVNILEI; encoded by the coding sequence ATGTGGTTATTAATTTCTGATACTCATGACAATATTCATAAAATGAAAGAAGTAGAAAAAATAATTGAAAGAGAAAATATTACAGCGGTTTTTCATTGCGGGGATTTCGTTGCACCATTTGTATTACCATACATAATTAAAGATGGTATAGATTTTTATGGTGTTTTTGGTAATAATGACGGTGAAAAATTATTATTAAGTGAAAGGTCAAATAGAAGAATATTACCTGGTCCTAGAGAAATAAATATTGAAGGTAAAAAAATACTAATGATGCATGAACCTTATGCTTTGCGCGCTGCTGAAAAAAGTGGTCTATATGATTTTGTATTTTTCGGGCATACCCATGAAATAGTGAGTAGAAAAGAAAATGGAACTGTTGTTGTAAATCCTGGTGAAGGCTCTGGATGGCTTAGCGGAAGAGCAACAATAGCATTAATTGATCCTGTTGATAAGGAAGTAAATATATTGGAAATATGA
- a CDS encoding flagella basal body P-ring formation protein FlgA: protein MKKVFFALIILLNIYIFSNITIPATISSNDMIFSLKDLIPNIENDRTLAFFSENTLTYESSKLKNIILSITDETDISFESTLITIMYEPISLNGDDSNNYNAENILIENNLTENILKDYFVDMLYNESPNATINEFEISKYMKDTLISTILSLDYRRSMNNIFGNFLVLDETKLKKYISFKANVSNFDYVYVAKENIDFKTPLNNNILEKKLIDIYSLNMSPLKINDNNIMKYYANRTIRKGEIIFENSVKKIPDVSAGQVIPLEVYFDGVKVLSWVKVLNDALIGETIMARNEKTGVLINGKLFPGPKLIIDIGGY from the coding sequence ATGAAAAAAGTATTTTTTGCATTAATTATATTATTAAATATATATATTTTTTCAAATATTACTATTCCAGCAACCATTAGCTCAAATGATATGATTTTTTCATTAAAAGATTTAATACCAAATATTGAAAATGACAGAACTTTAGCATTTTTTTCAGAAAACACACTTACATATGAATCATCTAAATTAAAAAATATAATTCTTTCAATTACTGATGAAACTGATATTAGTTTTGAATCAACTTTAATAACTATTATGTATGAGCCTATTAGTTTAAATGGCGATGATTCAAATAATTACAATGCCGAAAACATTTTAATAGAAAATAATTTAACAGAAAACATTTTAAAAGATTATTTTGTCGATATGTTATACAATGAATCTCCAAATGCTACTATCAACGAATTTGAAATAAGTAAATACATGAAGGATACACTGATTTCAACAATTTTGAGTTTGGATTATAGAAGATCAATGAATAATATATTCGGAAATTTTTTAGTTTTAGATGAAACCAAATTAAAAAAATATATTTCTTTCAAAGCAAATGTTTCTAATTTCGATTATGTATATGTAGCAAAAGAAAATATTGACTTCAAAACTCCTTTAAATAACAATATTTTAGAAAAAAAGTTAATTGATATATATTCTTTAAATATGTCACCATTAAAAATAAACGATAATAATATTATGAAATACTATGCTAATAGAACTATTAGAAAAGGTGAAATTATATTTGAAAATTCCGTAAAAAAAATACCTGATGTTTCTGCTGGTCAAGTTATTCCTTTAGAAGTTTATTTTGATGGTGTTAAGGTCTTATCTTGGGTAAAAGTATTGAATGATGCTTTAATTGGAGAAACAATTATGGCAAGAAATGAAAAAACTGGAGTATTAATAAACGGAAAATTATTTCCTGGACCAAAATTAATAATTGATATAGGAGGGTATTAA
- a CDS encoding ABC transporter permease subunit: MNLIKKEFKFNFKNLFIWIIVITLFNLMFISLSDIISEENSAFMNLLKRMPKTFLDAFNMDPETLLRPEGMLGTEGMTFMFIFFGLYASMLASKLFAGEYDNKTIEYLLIKPYSRNKIFSHKVSIILINTIILFLVFLGTEFWFFNQFVERDFSNNVLFAFALYLLVIEFFFAAIATLISTLIKTRKLTNSISLGLLFFMYFGYTVTEGVQNTELLRKLSVFYYIPVRDTLKNETVYLLNSFIIIIIAFIVFFVSQKIFEKQDISV, from the coding sequence ATGAATTTAATAAAAAAAGAATTTAAGTTTAATTTTAAAAATCTTTTTATCTGGATTATAGTAATTACTTTATTTAATTTAATGTTTATAAGTTTATCTGATATTATAAGCGAAGAAAATTCAGCTTTTATGAATTTATTAAAAAGAATGCCAAAAACTTTTCTTGATGCTTTTAATATGGATCCAGAGACATTATTAAGACCTGAAGGAATGTTAGGTACTGAAGGTATGACCTTTATGTTCATATTTTTTGGATTATATGCATCTATGTTAGCTAGTAAACTATTCGCAGGAGAGTATGATAATAAGACAATAGAATATTTATTAATAAAACCATACTCTAGAAATAAAATATTCTCACATAAGGTTTCAATAATATTAATCAACACAATAATATTATTTTTAGTTTTTTTAGGAACTGAATTCTGGTTCTTCAATCAATTTGTTGAGAGAGATTTTAGTAATAATGTTTTATTTGCATTTGCTCTTTATTTATTAGTTATAGAATTCTTTTTTGCTGCTATAGCAACATTAATTTCAACTCTAATTAAAACAAGAAAATTAACTAATTCAATATCATTAGGATTATTATTTTTTATGTATTTTGGATATACTGTTACCGAAGGGGTACAAAACACAGAATTATTAAGGAAATTAAGCGTATTTTATTATATTCCAGTTAGAGATACTTTAAAAAACGAAACCGTATATTTATTAAACTCATTTATTATTATTATCATTGCATTTATAGTTTTCTTTGTTTCTCAGAAGATTTTTGAGAAACAAGATATAAGCGTATAG
- a CDS encoding TetR/AcrR family transcriptional regulator, with product MPKKTFFNLPEEKRKKIMDVALEEFSNNLFSKVSINKIVEKSGISKGSFYQYFNNKKDLYKYILDQIFKLKMEYLSNAIKGRDTNDFFESFEAMIEAGFKLTLDYPLYAKIGQNFMLEDEKLIAEITGEYSTQGDDFVFSLLKKAQDNGEIYEHIDLKLVSFLISKISLFILDYIKINNESMDYGNIKNILNDFMFIIKNGIRRGKDD from the coding sequence ATGCCTAAAAAAACTTTTTTTAACCTTCCTGAGGAAAAGAGAAAAAAAATAATGGATGTTGCTCTTGAAGAATTTAGTAACAATTTATTCTCTAAGGTCAGCATAAATAAAATCGTGGAAAAGTCTGGAATATCTAAAGGAAGTTTTTATCAGTATTTTAATAATAAGAAAGACTTATACAAATATATATTAGATCAAATATTTAAATTAAAAATGGAATATTTATCAAATGCAATAAAAGGAAGAGATACAAATGATTTTTTTGAATCATTTGAAGCCATGATAGAAGCAGGTTTTAAATTAACTTTAGATTATCCATTATATGCAAAAATTGGACAAAATTTTATGTTAGAAGATGAAAAGCTTATAGCTGAAATTACTGGAGAATATTCTACTCAAGGAGACGATTTTGTTTTTTCATTATTAAAAAAAGCACAAGATAATGGTGAAATATATGAGCATATTGATTTAAAATTGGTCTCTTTTCTAATTTCTAAAATATCTCTTTTTATATTAGATTATATAAAAATTAATAATGAAAGTATGGATTATGGAAATATTAAAAATATTCTTAATGATTTTATGTTTATCATTAAAAATGGAATAAGGAGGGGTAAAGATGATTAA
- a CDS encoding flagellar basal body L-ring protein FlgH — MKRISIFVIVLLTLTIAFSDSLWKKAKTNNLLSNPEKNYNVGDIITVAVSENPSLSLSDNNPDPFSGVMGTVGSIFNTIGNIDLMKFLPLGANKPEDVKVSNKTLSAKSDAKVNLYVSAKVIDVLDNGIVKIHGEKEFKVESQKKIMIIEGYADVSYIKDGIIDSKNLAEAKIWYQGDTDLQKDPNNKTWLAWLLSGISNLFF, encoded by the coding sequence ATGAAAAGGATTTCGATTTTTGTTATTGTATTATTAACTCTCACAATAGCATTTAGTGATTCGTTGTGGAAAAAAGCAAAAACCAATAATCTATTATCAAACCCAGAAAAAAACTATAATGTTGGAGATATAATTACAGTTGCTGTATCAGAAAATCCTTCATTAAGTCTTTCTGATAATAATCCAGATCCATTTTCTGGAGTTATGGGAACTGTGGGTTCTATATTTAATACTATAGGAAATATAGACTTAATGAAATTCTTACCTTTAGGTGCAAATAAACCTGAAGATGTTAAGGTGTCTAATAAAACATTATCAGCAAAAAGCGATGCTAAAGTTAACTTATATGTTTCAGCAAAGGTTATTGATGTTTTAGATAATGGCATAGTAAAAATACATGGAGAAAAGGAATTTAAGGTAGAATCGCAGAAAAAAATAATGATAATAGAAGGTTATGCAGATGTATCATATATAAAAGATGGAATAATAGATTCAAAGAATTTGGCAGAAGCTAAAATTTGGTATCAAGGCGATACAGATTTACAAAAAGATCCTAACAATAAAACATGGTTAGCTTGGTTATTATCTGGAATTTCTAATTTATTCTTCTAA
- a CDS encoding flagellar basal body P-ring protein FlgI — MKKLFIILFLVFSLSLFSAVRLKDIAFFRGARDNQLFGIGVVTGLNGTGDSGNVTSELLTNMMKNLNINIQNSFTTKNSALVFVFADIPAYYKEGMRLDVTITAAGDSKSLEGGFLIQTPLYGADGQVYAVAQGSVLTGGVEVSSTASLQKRNKVVGFIPKGAIVENEIPTNIVSDDTVTVLLRNPDITTAARTALSINAQFGQKLAKAQDPSSIKVKIPDIFLDDLISFLALIEEVEIDPDSKAKIVVNEKTGTIVFGGKVKIADFTINYGNFVISVDNGKVGDSEATIYNLVNALKAAGATPQDVIAIIQNLSSAGYLYAEVVVM; from the coding sequence TTGAAAAAGTTATTTATCATATTATTCTTAGTATTTTCATTATCATTATTTTCTGCAGTACGTTTAAAAGATATTGCATTTTTTAGAGGTGCAAGAGATAATCAATTATTTGGTATTGGAGTAGTTACTGGTCTAAATGGTACAGGAGATTCAGGAAATGTAACTTCAGAATTGTTAACTAATATGATGAAAAATCTAAATATTAACATACAAAATTCATTTACTACAAAAAATTCTGCTTTAGTATTTGTATTTGCTGATATTCCTGCGTATTATAAAGAAGGAATGAGATTAGATGTTACAATTACAGCTGCTGGAGATTCTAAAAGTTTAGAAGGTGGTTTCTTAATACAAACACCTTTATATGGGGCTGATGGACAAGTTTACGCTGTAGCACAAGGTAGTGTATTAACTGGTGGTGTTGAAGTAAGTTCTACCGCTAGTCTCCAAAAAAGAAATAAAGTAGTGGGATTTATTCCTAAAGGGGCTATAGTTGAAAATGAAATACCTACAAATATTGTTTCCGATGATACTGTAACAGTATTACTTAGAAATCCTGATATTACAACAGCAGCAAGAACCGCTTTATCAATAAATGCTCAATTTGGACAAAAATTAGCTAAAGCACAAGATCCTTCGTCAATAAAAGTAAAAATACCTGATATATTTTTAGATGATTTAATTTCATTTCTTGCTTTAATAGAAGAAGTTGAAATTGATCCAGATTCAAAAGCAAAAATTGTAGTTAATGAAAAAACTGGTACTATTGTATTTGGTGGAAAGGTTAAAATTGCTGATTTTACTATTAATTATGGAAATTTTGTTATTTCTGTTGATAATGGGAAAGTTGGAGATAGTGAAGCAACAATATACAATTTAGTAAATGCTTTAAAGGCAGCAGGCGCTACCCCTCAAGATGTTATTGCTATTATACAAAATTTATCTTCTGCAGGATATTTATATGCTGAAGTGGTGGTGATGTAA
- a CDS encoding FAD-dependent oxidoreductase → MKYDIVVIGGSAAGLVAAISSRKLYKDKKILIIKKLEKELVPCGIPYIFHTLGNVESDYMGIEEKFKAMNIELLIDEVVDGNIDEKKIITKSGKEYYYEKLVIATGSTPFIIPIPGHNLENVYTIPKNYKYLGTVHEKIKNAENVVIIGGGFIGVEVADEIKKSGKNVTLIEARDSLLPASFDSDFGDIAKEEIENDNVTVLTDTIVKEIYGNEKVEKVILDNGEKIPADVVILATGYKPNTELAKKMGLKVTELGYIETDDYMRTSVEDIYAAGDCVQHKDFFTGKPSRLMLASAAVFDARIAANNLYKLKLLRTVKGSLNVYSTVIGSKTFAAAGITERMAKEEGFDIIVGRAEVIDRHPGKFEDASKISLKLIFSKECGLLLGAQMVGGKSVGELINVVSLAIQKEVNIKDLIKMQVGTHPLLTAGPTSYPLTLAAEDALAQM, encoded by the coding sequence ATGAAATATGATATAGTAGTTATTGGAGGTAGTGCGGCCGGATTGGTTGCTGCAATTTCTTCAAGGAAATTATATAAGGATAAGAAGATATTAATAATAAAGAAATTAGAAAAAGAATTAGTTCCATGTGGAATACCATATATTTTTCATACTCTTGGAAATGTTGAAAGCGATTATATGGGAATTGAAGAAAAATTTAAAGCTATGAATATAGAATTATTAATTGATGAAGTTGTAGATGGCAATATTGATGAAAAGAAAATAATTACAAAATCAGGAAAAGAATATTATTATGAAAAATTAGTTATTGCAACAGGATCAACACCGTTTATTATTCCAATACCTGGTCATAATTTAGAAAATGTATATACTATACCAAAAAATTACAAGTATTTAGGTACAGTTCACGAAAAAATAAAAAATGCTGAAAATGTTGTTATTATTGGTGGAGGATTTATTGGAGTAGAAGTAGCTGATGAAATAAAAAAATCAGGGAAAAATGTAACATTAATAGAAGCAAGGGATTCATTATTGCCAGCATCTTTTGATTCTGATTTTGGAGATATTGCAAAAGAAGAAATTGAAAATGATAATGTAACTGTATTAACTGATACTATAGTAAAAGAAATATACGGAAATGAAAAAGTAGAAAAAGTAATATTAGATAATGGTGAAAAAATACCAGCAGATGTAGTAATTTTAGCAACTGGCTATAAACCAAATACAGAATTAGCTAAAAAAATGGGATTAAAGGTTACAGAATTAGGATATATAGAAACTGATGATTATATGAGAACATCTGTAGAGGATATCTATGCTGCTGGAGATTGTGTACAACATAAAGATTTCTTCACTGGAAAACCATCAAGATTAATGTTAGCATCTGCAGCAGTATTTGATGCAAGAATTGCTGCAAATAATTTATATAAATTAAAATTATTGAGAACAGTAAAAGGCTCTTTAAATGTATATTCAACAGTTATAGGAAGTAAAACATTTGCAGCTGCAGGTATTACAGAGAGAATGGCAAAAGAAGAAGGATTTGATATAATAGTAGGTAGAGCAGAGGTTATTGATAGACATCCTGGAAAATTTGAAGATGCATCAAAAATATCACTGAAATTAATATTCTCAAAAGAATGTGGTTTGTTATTAGGTGCTCAAATGGTTGGTGGAAAGAGTGTTGGTGAATTGATAAATGTTGTGAGTTTAGCAATTCAAAAAGAAGTAAATATAAAAGATTTGATAAAAATGCAAGTGGGGACTCACCCGTTATTAACAGCTGGTCCAACATCTTATCCATTAACTTTAGCAGCAGAAGATGCTTTAGCACAAATGTAA
- a CDS encoding ABC transporter permease, producing MLLKKELKFNYKPFLIWTIVLLFFSAMIAPFVNVIMEDANSLKDFINSMPKFMLKLFNIDENFITPEGFFSAKVMMMAEIFAAIFAVILAANVFVGEFESKTIEYILTKPFSRNKIFMKKVLTLFIYYTLFALIFCISVLWLFSIYVDYDYNSSILAGFALYLYVIEILFGSLTILFSVIFQSSFITISTTMGFFLIMFVADMLGNVDEKYEWIRNLTLFKYIPLGDTVKYTKVYIGNSILFIILGIIITIIAGKIFEKEDILI from the coding sequence ATGTTATTAAAAAAAGAATTAAAATTTAATTATAAACCATTTTTAATATGGACTATTGTTTTGTTATTTTTCTCTGCCATGATTGCTCCATTTGTAAATGTGATAATGGAAGATGCGAATTCCTTAAAAGATTTTATTAATTCTATGCCTAAATTTATGCTAAAACTATTTAATATTGATGAAAATTTTATTACTCCAGAAGGATTTTTTAGTGCTAAAGTTATGATGATGGCTGAAATATTTGCAGCTATATTTGCTGTGATTTTAGCAGCAAATGTTTTTGTTGGTGAATTTGAATCAAAAACAATAGAATATATATTAACAAAGCCTTTTTCTAGAAATAAAATTTTTATGAAAAAAGTTCTTACTTTGTTTATTTATTACACTCTATTTGCTCTAATATTCTGTATTTCAGTATTATGGTTATTTAGTATATATGTAGATTATGATTATAATTCTTCTATATTAGCTGGATTCGCATTATACTTATATGTAATAGAAATTCTTTTTGGATCTTTAACTATATTGTTTTCTGTTATATTCCAAAGTTCCTTTATTACTATATCTACTACAATGGGATTTTTTTTAATAATGTTTGTTGCAGACATGCTTGGAAATGTTGATGAAAAATATGAATGGATAAGAAATTTAACGTTATTTAAATACATTCCTTTAGGTGATACTGTTAAGTATACTAAGGTGTATATAGGTAATTCAATACTATTCATTATATTAGGAATTATTATTACAATCATTGCAGGAAAAATATTTGAAAAAGAAGATATATTAATTTAG
- a CDS encoding ABC transporter ATP-binding protein: MIKINNLKKYYGKHRGIEDVSFEIKEGEILGLIGPNGAGKTTTIRILTGFLKPDSGEALIDGKKMPYEVDFVKENIGYIPGEVNFYGDMKISEFLEFNRSFYKNIDREYEKEIIELLGIEVNKKFKALSLGNKKKVAILQALVHKPKYLILDEPTNGLDPLVQQKFYDLIKRHKEMGAVILFSSHILSEVEKLCDTFAMIKDGSVVKSGSIEGLKDISKKIINVYNLKFIDELNKYKNSKNKNTYTFDVKNSELKNFLEDLVKTDFSDIEIKNPALEDIFLELYK; the protein is encoded by the coding sequence ATGATTAAAATTAATAATTTGAAAAAGTATTATGGAAAGCATAGGGGAATTGAAGATGTTTCATTTGAAATTAAAGAAGGAGAAATATTAGGATTAATTGGACCAAATGGTGCAGGAAAAACAACAACTATTAGAATATTAACTGGATTTTTAAAACCTGATAGTGGAGAAGCTTTAATAGACGGTAAAAAAATGCCATATGAAGTAGATTTCGTTAAAGAAAATATAGGTTATATTCCTGGTGAAGTAAATTTTTATGGTGATATGAAGATATCAGAATTTTTAGAATTTAATAGATCGTTTTACAAGAACATAGATAGAGAATATGAAAAAGAAATTATTGAATTATTAGGAATTGAAGTAAATAAAAAGTTTAAAGCTCTATCTCTTGGAAATAAGAAAAAAGTAGCTATATTACAAGCTTTAGTTCATAAGCCTAAATATTTAATTTTAGATGAGCCTACTAATGGTTTAGACCCATTAGTTCAACAAAAATTCTATGATTTAATAAAAAGGCATAAAGAGATGGGGGCAGTAATCTTATTTTCATCTCATATATTATCAGAAGTAGAAAAATTATGTGATACATTTGCAATGATTAAAGATGGATCTGTAGTAAAATCAGGTTCAATAGAAGGATTAAAAGATATTTCAAAAAAGATCATAAACGTATATAATTTAAAATTCATTGATGAATTAAATAAATATAAAAACTCAAAAAATAAAAATACTTATACATTTGATGTAAAAAATTCTGAATTAAAAAATTTCTTAGAAGATTTAGTAAAAACAGATTTTTCTGATATAGAAATTAAAAACCCTGCTTTAGAAGATATTTTCTTAGAGCTATATAAATAA
- a CDS encoding rod-binding protein, protein MISPITGLNNYNYQNAKKEDVAAELVASVFSKVFKDMYNTEIFENDLIPKSNTEKWFREMLIDQYTISIAKNNMKPLVNDIIKAYQKP, encoded by the coding sequence ATGATTTCTCCAATTACTGGTTTAAACAATTATAATTATCAAAATGCAAAAAAAGAGGATGTTGCTGCTGAATTAGTTGCTTCAGTTTTTTCAAAAGTATTTAAAGATATGTATAATACTGAAATTTTTGAAAATGATTTAATACCTAAATCAAATACAGAAAAATGGTTTAGAGAAATGCTAATTGATCAATATACTATTTCAATAGCGAAAAATAATATGAAACCATTAGTAAATGATATAATAAAAGCTTATCAAAAACCATAA